The following proteins are co-located in the Lasioglossum baleicum unplaced genomic scaffold, iyLasBale1 scaffold2754, whole genome shotgun sequence genome:
- the LOC143221581 gene encoding uncharacterized protein LOC143221581, translating to MANITSMLSIGQRHDICSEDIANNCTNVTVSDANDCNGSKILEDLQCFVCDAKIQGRHYALATCRTQISRTRVIEKLGELVGERYMVVISEDDVICRSCANLINTLDRLDVEMCNVRDNVLRFLEQKYSLEKGELLGNNEKQKRSQPPQITKCNSQTITNYQSRRDVILSSNITEKPKHKKSNVWLQCDKCQYTTLHNSFIVHHIRDHSKQKIFCDKCGVQFYENQQESHNCNMKEHINNQIKVQDKQTESSLKSIDETILDIPILEKNMQQNVPIMTIETYSESQISNRNENIPIIRLSNSENLSIQNILTSDNTSATGQPIYVRILQPVEVNEAPTHSTVMVSHSDTDLAIKLKDNSEKQILTLTEDGNLEMTEIACWNDIQSSESQTNIMFQ from the exons ATGGCAAATATAACTTCAATGTTGTCGATAGGACAACGACATGACATTTGCTCTGAAGACATTGCCAATAATTGTACAAATGTAACTGTTTCTGATGCTAATGATTGTAATGGTTCAAAAATCTTAGAAGATTTACAATGTTTTGTATGCGATGCAAAAATTCAAGGACGTCATTATGCTTTGGCGACATGTAGAACACAGATATCGAGAACTAGAGTAATAGAGAAACTTGGAGAATTAGTTGGTGAAAG ATATATGGTAGTAATATCAGAAGATGATGTAATTTGTCGAAGTTGTGCCAATCTTATTAATACTCTTGATAGACTTGATGTTGAAATGTGCAATGTACGTGATAATGTTTTGAGATTCTTGGAGCAAAAGTATTCTTTGGAAAAAGGAGAACTTCTTGGTAATAATGAGAAACAAAAGCGTTCTCAACCACCACAAATTACAAAATGTAACAGTCAAACTATTACTAATTATCAAAGTAGAAGAGATGTTATTTTATCTTCAAATATTACTGAAAAaccaaaacataaaaaaagcAATGTTTGGTTGCAATGTGATAAGTGTCAATATACTACATTGCATAATTCATTTATAGTGCACCATATTAGAGATCACAGTaaacagaaaatattttgtGATAAATGTGGTGTGcaattttatgaaaatcaaCAAGAATCACATAACTGCAATATGAAAGAACATATAAATAATCAGATTAAAGTTCAAGATAAGCAAACAG AATCATCTTTGAAAAGTATTGATGAAACTATATTGGATATtccaattttggaaaaaaatatGCAGCAGAATGTACCAATCATGACTATTGAAACATATTCAGAATCACAAATTTCAAACCGTAATGAAAATATCCCTATAATAAGATTATcaaattcagaaaatttatcaatacaaaacattttaACTTCTG atAATACTTCTGCAACTGGTCAACCAATATATGTACGTATTTTACAACCTGTTGAAGTTAATGAAGCACCAACACATTCTACAGTTATGGTATCACATTCTGATACAGATTTAGCTATAAAACTTAAAGATAattcagaaaaacaaattttaacatTGACAGAAGATGGTAATTTGGAAATGACAGAAATAG
- the LOC143221580 gene encoding LOW QUALITY PROTEIN: uncharacterized protein LOC143221580 (The sequence of the model RefSeq protein was modified relative to this genomic sequence to represent the inferred CDS: inserted 1 base in 1 codon; substituted 1 base at 1 genomic stop codon): MSYSYHKCSSSMSSRGRGFSSRGGSSYRGRGGGSGNEWNSGSTGGNMSSRGGYSSSRGGRFKYSTTSYDSRSKYNSGGSERYSSRGGRGEHSNSYKRPRDSYSGRDEHRSSSDSTRKRMRSDSYQGGGSGSGSQRYSSSYGGSSASAPYDDNKGSSSSAVYEDKRQSERASSYHRSEDRHSASRSYAPPPPPRISEMAPPTQRYTSSRGXISHQSSNYRGRISTRGSGRGGGFHRMSSRSDVIMARKRTLHSLDYRRKLLGSRSRDYIQRVRMTTTKLRRSSGTTRLSGSKKESGSGTSMKDKDREMTKAINAEFSDDDEEDDDNKSNWDDDDKPHERDDEEEEEEEEKKKKDEKRKKEKQDRERQNTEDEEEKEDEVKEEDEDDRKHEDDEDDGDDEERDENDKTDHGRATGSEDLPSRRDGRKFIKLTCPHCAHRSVTFKEYSLHLYSGRHSAAMRRIASRHKATLTRMRVLQRQEQRRVEAHDAARGTLPPRTMFCPICKLNYRSLKAIHQLSDSHRQMKRFLTPLCRTCRIQFRSPMLFETHMCSLDHIKSKSALQERMNAKKNGEAEADSSGPEEDDKEVNLDNFMTLDSVGDVDAXFIIEDDESPEKKKEKPETESTNDTEKKPKSKQMIKVGAEYIKRVEVQFCELCKIYLPRSENSERAIALHCSTRSHLKRYVRDNDDKALRRQAERIHLQSSSSTNNTSTPNAVNSTENVKSPTNSEPPSTINTLPVTTSDGTNTTELGKVKIEQKGTIESEKNMKDNKNGQAEEEDDDDYPGVSGDKLWDDVDKDLGDILRETEAGAKSSDDEDSRYDRFRNSDKKQQHSGKDKERDSEKNEIDEKENIKKQEVKVKIEKIDM, translated from the exons GAGGGTCTGAAAGATATTCTAGTAGAGGGGGAAGAGGTGAACATTCAAATAGTTACAAAAGACCAAGG GATTCCTATTCGGGAAGAGATGAGCATCGATCATCGAGTGATTCAACTCGTAAAAGGATGAGAAGTGATTCATACCAG GGTGGAGGTAGCGGTAGCGGCTCTCAGAGGTATTCTTCGTCGTATGGTGGTTCATCTGCATCAGCTCCTTATGACGATAATAAGGGATCATCGTCTTCGGCCGTGTATGAGGACAAGAGACAGAGCGAACGTGCTTCATCATACCATCGTTCAGAGGACCGTCATTCAGCATCACGGAGCTATGCACCTCCACCACCCCCTCGAATTAGTGAAATGGCACCTCCAACTCAGAGATATACCTCGAGCCGAG GAATATCGCATCAAAGCTCAAACTACAGAGGTCGCATTTCTACTCGCGGCAGCGGAAGAGGGGGTGGATTCCATCGCATGAGCTCTCGATCGGACGTCATCATGGCTCGCAAGCGTACTCTACACTCGCTCGACTATCGACGCAAGCTGCTAGGATCGCGATCGCGAGACTACATCCAGCGTGTGCGCATGACCACAACCAAATTGCGCAGgag TAGCGGTACTACTAGGCTATCCGGAAGTAAAAAGGAGTCAGGATCAGGAACCAGCATGAAGGACAAGGATAGAGAGATGACCAAAGCTATTAACGCTGAATTTTCCGATGACGATGAAGAAGACGATGATAACAAAAGTAATTGGGATGATGATGATAAG CCACATGAACGCGAtgatgaagaagaagaggaagaagaagagaaaaagaaaaaagatgaaaagagaaagaaagaaaaacaagaTCGGGAAAGACAGAATAccgaagatgaagaagaaaagGAAGATGAAGtgaaagaagaagacgaagatgaTCGAAAACATGAG gaTGATGAGGACGATGGGGATGATGAAGAAAGAGATGAAAATGATAAAACAGATCATGGTAGAGCTACTGGTTCAGAAGATTTACCTAGCAGAAGAGATGGAaggaaatttattaaattaacttGTCCACATTGCGCTCATCGTAGTGTGACTTTTAAGGAATACTCGTTACATTTGTATTCTGGCCGTCATAGTGCTGCAATGAGACGAATCGCATCGCGGCACAAAGCAACTTTAACCCGTATGCGTGTCTTGCAACGACAGGAACAACGACGTGTCGAGGCTCATGATGCTGCTCGTGGTACTTTACCTCCTCGTACCATGTTCTGCCCGATCTGTAAACTTAATTATCGTTCTCTTAAAGCGATACATCAGCTATCAGATTCCCATCGTCAAATGAAACGATTCCTCACACCACTTTGCCGCACCTGTCGTATTCAATTCCGATCACCAATGCTATTTGAAACTCATATGTGTTCTTTGGATCATATTAAG AGCAAGAGTGCATTGCAAGAAAGAATGAATGCTAAAAAGAACGGTGAAGCGGAAGCGGATTCAAGTGGACCCGAAGAAGACGATAAGGAAGTTAATCTTGATAATTTTATGACTTTGGATTCTGTAGGTGATGTTGACG CATAATTTATAATAGAAGATGATGAGTCTcccgagaaaaagaaagaaaaaccaGAAACTGAAAGCACAAATGACACAGAAAAAAAGCCTAAAAGCAAACAAATGATTAAAGTTGGAGCAGAATACATAAAACGTGTTGAAGTTCAGTTCTGTGAATTGTGTAAGATATATCTACCACGTAGTGAAAATAGTGAAAGAGCAATAGCACTTCATTGTTCAACCAGAAGTCATCTTAAACG ATATGTGCGCGATAATGATGATAAAGCATTGCGAAGGCAAGCAGAAAGAATACATCTGCAATCGTCGTCATCTACCAATAATACTTCTACACCAAATGCTGTAAATAGTACAGAAAATGTTAAATCTCCAACTAATTCTGAACCACCATCTACAATTAATACATTGCCAGTAACTACATCTGATGGCACTAATACTACCGAATTGggtaaagtaaaaattgagCAAAAAGGGACTATTGAATCTGAGAAGAATATGAAAGATAACAAAAACGGACAAGCggaagaagaagatgatgatGATTATCCAGGCGTTAGTGGTGATAAGTTGTGGGATGATGTCGATAAAGACTTGGGCGATATCTTAAGAGAAACAGAAGCAGGAGCTAAATCTAGCGATGATGAAGATTCTCGTTATGATCGTTTCCGTAATTCAGATAAGAAACAACAACATTCTGGCAAGGACAAAGAAAGAGACAGCGAAAAGAATGAAATAGAcgagaaagaaaatataaaaaagcaagaggtgaaagtgaaaattgaaaaaatagatATGTAA